A genomic stretch from Ovis canadensis isolate MfBH-ARS-UI-01 breed Bighorn chromosome 5, ARS-UI_OviCan_v2, whole genome shotgun sequence includes:
- the CDC37 gene encoding hsp90 co-chaperone Cdc37 — MVDYSVWDHIEVSDDEDETHPNIDTASLFRWRHQARVERMEQFQKEKEELDRGCRECKRKVAECQRKLKELEVAEGEGGKAELERLQAEAQQLRKEERSWEQKLEEMRKKEKSMPWNVDTLSKDGFSKSMVNTKPEQAEEESEEVREQKHKTFVEKYEKQIKHFGMLRRWDDSQKYLSDNVHLVCEETANYLVIWCIDLEVEEKCALMEQVAHQTIVMQFILELAKSLKVDPRACFRQFFTKIKTADRQYMEGFNDELEAFKDRVRGRAKLRIEKAMKEYEEEERKKRLGPGGLDPVEVYESLPEELQKCFDAKDVQMLQDAISKMDPTDAKYHMQRCIDSGLWVPNSKSSEAKEGEEAGTGEPLLEATSKSGDEKDVSA, encoded by the exons ATGGTGGACTACAGCGTGTGGGACCACATCGAGGTGTCTGATGATGAAGACGAGACGCACCCCAACATCGACACCGCTAGCCTCTTCCGCTGGCGGCACCAG GCCCGGGTGGAGCGCATGGAGCAGttccagaaagagaaggaggagctGGACAGGGGCTGCCGCGAGTGCAAGCGCAAGGTGGCCGAGTGCCAGCGGAAGCTGAAGGAGCTGGAGGTGGCCGAGGGCGAGGGCGGCAAGGCCGAGCTGGAGCGGCTGCAGGCTGAGGCGCAGCAGCTGCGCAAGGAGGAGCGGAGCTGGGAGCAAAAGCTGGAGGAGATGCGCAAGAAGGAGAAGAGCATGCCCTGGAACGTGGACACGCTCAGCAAGGATGGCTTCAGCAAG AGCATGGTCAACACCAAGCCTGAGCAGGCAGAGGAGGAGTCGGAAGAGGTGAGGGAGCAGAAACACAAAACCTTCGTGGAAAAGTATGAGAAACAGATCAAACACTTCG GCATGCTGCGCCGCTGGGACGACAGCCAGAAGTACCTGTCAGACAACGTCCACCTGGTGTGCGAGGAGACAGCCAACTACCTGGTCATCTGGTGCATTGACCTAGAGGTGGAGGAG AAATGTGCCCTCATGGAGCAGGTGGCTCACCAGACCATCGTAATGCAGTTCATCCTGGAGCTGGCCAAGAGCCTCAAGGTGGACCCCCGTGCCTGCTTCCGGCAGTTCTTCACCAAGATCAAG ACTGCCGACCGCCAGTACATGGAGGGCTTCAATGACGAGCTGGAGGCTTTCAAAGACCGCGTGCGGGGCCGTGCCAAGCTGCGCATTGAGAAGGCCATGAAGGAATACGAGGAAGAGGAGCGCAAGAAGCGGCTTGGCCCCGGCGGCCTGGACCCTGTCGAGGTCTACGAGTCCCTTCCTGAG GAACTTCAGAAATGCTTTGACGCGAAGGATGTGCAGATGCTCCAAGACGCCATCAGCAAGATGGACCCCACC GACGCGAAGTACCACATGCAGCGCTGCATCGACTCAGGCCTCTGGGTCCCCAACTCCAAGTCCAGCGAGGCtaaggagggggaggaggcgggtACTGGGGAGCCCTTGCTGGAAGCCACCTCCAAGTCAGGCGACGAGAAGGATGTCAGCGCGTGA